TGCCGGTGAGGCCATGAGCGTATTCGGTCATCATCCGGGGGATGAGCGGTACCCCCTGGATGAAGAGTTCATGGGCCATGCGATAGATGGAAATGGCGATGATGCAAGGGTAACTGAGGATGATTTCCTCCAGTCCCTTGGCTGCCGGATCCCCGTCATAGGCTGCCTGGACATCTTCATCAAGCATTTCCCGGATGGAAGGGAGTTTCGATAGAAAGGCTTCCGTGACCTGACAGGCCTGGTCTTCACAGTAAAAAGGCATCGGTTCCTGGATTTTCAGTTCATGCCGGAAGGCTTTGGCGACTTCTTCACTCAATTCGGTGAAGAGGTAGTCGAGTTTGCTTCCCACCACGTACTCCACGTTCAGCCAGCACAAGCGGGTTCTTCCCAGGTATCCGGGGAAAAGGAGAGTGCGCAGTTCTTCGGTGATATGGATAACTCGCTCTCGGGAGGGGAATTCCCGTTTTTCGATGTTGGTGATCCGCTCTGTTTTGCGGTAACTTTCCACTAAGGATTTGGCGATCAGGTCAATGGCAATCAGACGGCGGGAGGTCATGGTGGAATCCTCCTTTTTCAGAATTGGGCGATGACGCTTTCAATACGCTGGATTAAGGTCTCCGGGATGGGTTCTCCTAAGCCATTCTGGCGGATAAGGCGCCACAGTGCTTGTTCAAACTCATACTTTTGACAACAATTCCGGCACATTTGGAGGTGTTTTTCGAATTCCGTTCGTTCTTCCTCGGTGAGGATTTCATGGTCCAGATAGAAGTACATTTTTTCTACGATTTCCTGACAGTCCATTCTTTCCCATTCTCCCTTTCTCTCTGTTTCTTGTTGGAGTATTCCCAGAGGGCTCTCTGGAGGAGTTTCCGACCACGATGGAGGCGCGACATGACTGTCCCGATGGGGATGTCCAGGATTTCCGCCGTTTCCCTATATGAGAATCCTTCCACCAGAGTCAGAATCACCACAGTTCTGAATTCCAGAGGAATGCTTTCGATGGCTTTCACAATATCCTCCCGGGTAAGGGTGCTGAGGAGTGCTTCTTCCGGAGTGGCCCCCTCAAAAGCGGGCTGGAAGGCCGTATCTTCTTCCATTTCGTCCAGAGAAGGAAGTTTTTGCTTTTCCCGGACCCGGTAATAGTTGTTAATAAACGTGTTGGTGAGGATTTTGAAAATCCAGGCCCGGAAATTGGTTCCTGCTTCAAACCGGTCAAAAGCGGCAAAAGCCTTGGCAATGGTTTCCTGGGTCAGGTCTTCGGCGTCCTCGCGGTTACGGGTCATGCGGAGCGCGGTGCGGAACAGGGCTCCTAATTCTGGTTTCAAGAGATTTTGAAAAATTTCTTTCCTCTCTTCTTTGGTGGGCATGGTTCCCTTCCTTAGAGGTCTTTTAGAAAATCAACGTTTTTCAGTTTTTCCAGCTCCTTGTGGAATTCGATCACTTCATCGATGGTGATCTGTCCTTTGGGTCGGTCCTTTTTCTTTTTACGGCTGATGCGCACGATATCCTCCATCTTTTCCAGACTAAAGGTGACTTCGCCGAATTCCCGGCAGTAGGAGCAGATATATCGGATGTACGCTGACCCCCGATAGGCCGGTACTTTGTAAATACCCACTTCGGTGAGGTCCTCGGGGGTAATTAATGCCTTACAGTTCTTACACCGTAAAGGGAGCTCTTGCATTGTATCCTCCTCAAAATGCTTTTCAAATATTTTATCATAACGGGTGAATAATACAAGCTGGGGTTGGTTTAAAGTCATAGGAGAAGCAAGAGGAGGTGAGTGATGGAGGAGAGAATATTCGTGGTTCAGGAACACTGGGCTTCGCACCATCACTTTGATTTCCGTCTGGAGAAGGATGGGGTGCTCAAGAGCTGGGCGGTTCCACGGGTACTTCCGGTTCACGACGGAGAAAAGCGACTGGCTGTCGCCGTTGAGGACCACGAGCTTTCTTATGCCCAGTTTGAAGGAGAAATTACCGAAGGATATGGTCGGGGGGTGGTACGCATCTGGGACCATGGTTTTTACCGGGCAACGAAATGGGAGGAGGATGAAATCCTCTTCGAGCTGCACGGCGAAAAATTGCAGGGGAAATATGCTCTGATCCGAATCAAACAGGGAAAATTTGCTTCTTTGGGAAACAACTGGCTTCTTATTAAAAGAAAGGAGGAAGTATGATGCGCTTAGAAGAAATCCTCACCCAGGCATTGCAAATGGAAGAGGACGGTCGCAATTTTTACCTCCAAGGCTTGGAAACGGTGACAAGCCCCTTGAGCAAAGAAGTGCTGAAACGTCTGGCAGATGAGGAATTGATTCACATTGAAAAAATTCAGGAAGGGTACAATAAAATCAAAAATCAGGAAACCTTTACCTTTGAGGGATGGGGTGGAGTGCGGAAATCGTCCCGGGAGTACTTTGAGAACGTATTCACCGAGGCCAAGAAACATATGAACGAACTCCTGACCCCCCAAACTGGAGAAATGGAAACCATCAAGATGGCCATGGATCTTGAGTCGAAATCGCATCAATTTTATGTCCAAAAAATGAAGGTGGTTTCGGAACGGGACGTAATCAACTTTCTGGATTTTCTGGCTTCGGAGGAATACCGCCACTACAACCTTCTCTTCAATACTCACGAGTACCTTTCGAACCCTTCGGAATGGTACTATAGGGAGGAGAAACCCATTTTTGAGGGGGGTTGATATCCCCCTTTTTCGAGAAGGATGGTGGAAAAATCGTGGAACGATTCAAGGTCTTTGTGACTCGAGCAATTCCTCAAGAAGGTTTAGAAATTTTGGGGAGGTTCTGCGAGGTGGAGGTGAATCATCTTCCTGGACCCATTTCTCGGGAAATGTTACTGGAAAAGGTGCGCGGCAAACACGGTCTTCTTTCCCTTCTTACCGATACCATTGACCGGGAAGTGATGGAAGCTGCATCTGGGACCTTACGGGTCATCTCCAATTACGCTGCCGGCTTCAATAATATTGACCTCAGGGAAGCCACCCGGCGGGGAATCATGGTTACCAACACCCCTGGGGTGCTCACCGAAACCACGGCTGATCTTACC
The genomic region above belongs to Atribacterota bacterium and contains:
- the epsC gene encoding serine O-acetyltransferase EpsC, with the translated sequence MTSRRLIAIDLIAKSLVESYRKTERITNIEKREFPSRERVIHITEELRTLLFPGYLGRTRLCWLNVEYVVGSKLDYLFTELSEEVAKAFRHELKIQEPMPFYCEDQACQVTEAFLSKLPSIREMLDEDVQAAYDGDPAAKGLEEIILSYPCIIAISIYRMAHELFIQGVPLIPRMMTEYAHGLTGIDIHPGAKIGRSFFIDHGTGVVIGETCVIGDNVKIYQGVTLGALSFPKDERGKLIRDTKRHPTIEDRVTIYAGATILGGETVIGEGSVVGGNVWLTHSIPANTKVVIEEPRLRIVEAKR
- a CDS encoding zf-HC2 domain-containing protein, coding for MDCQEIVEKMYFYLDHEILTEEERTEFEKHLQMCRNCCQKYEFEQALWRLIRQNGLGEPIPETLIQRIESVIAQF
- a CDS encoding sigma-70 family RNA polymerase sigma factor, which translates into the protein MPTKEERKEIFQNLLKPELGALFRTALRMTRNREDAEDLTQETIAKAFAAFDRFEAGTNFRAWIFKILTNTFINNYYRVREKQKLPSLDEMEEDTAFQPAFEGATPEEALLSTLTREDIVKAIESIPLEFRTVVILTLVEGFSYRETAEILDIPIGTVMSRLHRGRKLLQRALWEYSNKKQRERENGKEWTVRKS
- a CDS encoding DNA polymerase ligase N-terminal domain-containing protein — protein: MEERIFVVQEHWASHHHFDFRLEKDGVLKSWAVPRVLPVHDGEKRLAVAVEDHELSYAQFEGEITEGYGRGVVRIWDHGFYRATKWEEDEILFELHGEKLQGKYALIRIKQGKFASLGNNWLLIKRKEEV
- a CDS encoding ferritin family protein, producing MMRLEEILTQALQMEEDGRNFYLQGLETVTSPLSKEVLKRLADEELIHIEKIQEGYNKIKNQETFTFEGWGGVRKSSREYFENVFTEAKKHMNELLTPQTGEMETIKMAMDLESKSHQFYVQKMKVVSERDVINFLDFLASEEYRHYNLLFNTHEYLSNPSEWYYREEKPIFEGG